The Sneathiella limimaris DNA segment GGGGATGCCGCCTGACCTTTGTCAGCAAAAGCAAAACAACTGACCAACCAGAGCAAGTCCATGCGACATCAATCGTCTTTGACAAACATAGCAGGCTGTTGAAAGCCCGCTGGCAAATCGGCACCCAGTCCGTCACTGTTCTGGCAACCGGCATGGATGAGGATCGCTTCGCGACGATTTCGCGCTATTTGCAAAACGAGCTTCGCCTGCAGGAAAAAAGAAAGCAGGAAGAGCTTCGGATCGCTATGATTTCAGCGTATCAAAAAGCTCGTCCCTGCGCGTAAGGTCTCTGACCTGAGTGTTTGAACCTAATTTTTAGGGAAGTTTGGCCGGTCTGTATTGTAGTATTTGGCAAGATATTCAATGATCACGGATCGGTCAGGCTCTTCAATAGGCTCCATTTCCTGCTCATCCACCATCCAGACCAACAGCTCGTCCCAGGCTTTTTTCGTCAAACCCTGTTGGGCCACAATTTTTTCAGAATGACAGGCTGTGCAATAGATGTAGGTTTCTTCCGCACCGGGCTTATCCACCAGTACACCATATTCGGACTCTTCGTCCGCCATCACGCCCGCTGAGCTGAACACAACAAAAACTCCAGCCCAAAACAACTTTCTTATCATTTGCAAAAACTCCACAAAGTATAAAAAGAGGGCGCCATCAAGCGCCCTCTTATCATCTCAAAAAATTATACGTATCTGACAGCAACCCGGTGCATGGTGTTGTTCAGATACCCTTTCGGATTCCAGTTGATGGCATGAGGCTGCGCTTCGCCAGCATCATCGATTGCCTTCGCCCAGATCTCGTAATAGCCTTTTTCAGGCAGTTTGACGTTTAGGCTGAAGTTCTGCCAAGCACCTGAGTTTACAGGCGCATCCACCTTCGCCTTCATCCAGGTGACGCCGAAATCCATGGACACATGAACTTCACTAATGTTCCGGTCGCCTGACCAGGCATGGCCGCGAACTTCCACATCACCACCACTGACGGCCGCGCCATTTGCAGGTGCCGTAATCAGCGATTTCACCGGCATCCGCTCGATGATTTCAAAGTCTTTCTTGTCGACTTTTTCACCGGGAGACACAGGTCTGTTGGGAACGCGGTAGGCCGTACCGGTCATTTTTGGACCATCATGCACCACATCGCGAAGATAGATCCGTGTCAGCCATTTCTGGGAACAGGACCCTGGCCATCCTGGCACGACCAAACGCAGCGGTGCACCATTATGAGGATGAAGCGGTGCGCCGTTCTGCTCAAAAGCAATCAGGATATTATCGGTCATTGCTTTTTCAATGGGCATGCCGCGGGAAATTGGCAATTTGCCTTCTTTCATGGACAAATGGTCATCCGCGCCAACATGCGCCGTATAGACAACATTATCCTTCACACCAGCAGCTTCCAGTACGTCTTTCAGACGGACGCCGGTCCAGTTGGAACAGGCAACCGCTCCATATGTCCACTGGTTACCCTTGGCTGGGGGATTAAAAAAGGCCCGGCCATTGCCACCACATTCGATGGTCAGGGCCATTGTGACCACCTCAAACTTAGACTTCAAATCGGCAATGGTCATGGTCATAGGGTTATCCACGAGGCCATCAACAGTTAAAGTCCAGCTGGCCGCATCAACATCTTCTGGGGGTATACCGTTGTTGCGAATGAAGTGCCGGGCCGTAGGAGTAATTGCGTCATCCAGCAGATGCGGAGGTGTTTCCGCATTCAAGGGACGATCGTTCAACATGGTCAAACCGTCTTTACCTGCAATCATATGATTATCCGCAAGTGCGACAGGGATCAGACCAGAGGGAAGGTTCCGATGAAACGGAATGCTGGCGCCCAGCAACCCACCCAAAGTCGCTAGCCCGGCACCTTTCAGAAAGCCGCGCCGGTCTTTATGGGCAACCCGCCCGAGATAGACGCGGTCTGCTTCAACCGGGTCCTTCTCATACATCTCAAGTATCTCTTTTGAGTCCAGTTTTTTATCGTCACTCATTCAATTTCCTCCCGAATGATAGCTGGTACGATTTAGGGATTAACGGGTGACCCTCCGGTTTTATTCCAACTTTCTTATTTTAGTTTTTTTTCGGTTGCGCAAAAAAGAGCTCGCCCCCCGTCATTGCAACTATTTTCAGGAAATTTAAGGCTCAAGGTATCCAACGAGATGATCCCCTCGGTCTCAATAAAAATGCCTATCCCCCACCCTGAATCAAAAAAGGCAGCGAAACCGCTGCCTTCTTCAGAATTAAAGACTTTCTGGACTTAGGCTGAAGCTTTGCGCTTCCGCCATCCCATAAACCCAAGAAGAGCCATACCTGCTGCGTAGAGCGGTAGCGCTGCTGGAAGTGGAACTGCTGAAATTTCGACATCATCCAGAAGGATACCGATATTATCGCCACCTGCGTGGCTGAACGTCAGAATACCCTCAGTTGTCAGCGTTACAATTCGAATGATTTCCTCAAATGCATCTCCAGGGTTTTTTGAAAAATCTTCATTCAAATCACCAAAAGTCACATTCACCCCGTCTGAGGAACCACCGCGTTGGTTACCCGCAATTCGGAAGGACAATTTATAGGTTCCGATTGCAAAGCTGTCTTTGGTCGAAAGATCACCAGCGTTTCTTGTAGAACCGTCGAGGTCGACACAGGTGTTCGTATCACAAAGATCGTAAAACCCCGTACCAATTGTATCAACTGTACCATTGCTGACATTCCAGTTCAGGAAGTCATTTGAATTCAGCTCTTTTGTCTCTGCTTCAAAATCATCTGAAAAAGATGAAAGAACTGCTGCGTTTACCTGTGACGTCAATCCGGCAAACAGGATCAGAGCTAACGCTACCCCAAATTTTTTAAACATAGTTCTGCCTCTGTCTTGAATAAGTCTTTCAAGCATAAAAGCTGACAGGCAAGGTACAAAGCTTAAAGAACCGTTAACATGTAATATTTATCTAAAATTTAATTTAATTTCAGAATTTACAACTCATGCCTGTGGAAGCACTCTTTTTAATTGAGACACTTATGGTTAACGGTAAAGAATCGCTCCTTAATTAGATTTGTTTACTTTGACAGTCGTCACTCGCTGATCCTTTTCCTGTGTGATACGTATATGTTTTAACTTTCCTCTCGTCTAAAAAAAGGGCCATTGATGGACTCGGTTACACAATTTGTTTTGGGAGCCAGTATCGGGGCAGCGTGCCTTGGCAAGCGGCATGGCCTGCGCAAAGCAGCCCTCACAGGTGGTCTTTTGGGAACCCTGCCGGATCTTGATGTCTTTTGGGATTATGGAGGCGCGCTGGAAAATTTCGTACAACATCGCTCAGCTACCCACTCACTCCTTGTGCAAACGATCGTGACACCCTTCATTGCAGAAGGGCTGTGGCGCTTATTTAAAAAGCCGGATGGCGGGGGACGGCTCGCGTTCTATTGGACTGTTTGGCTGACTTTAATAACCCACGCCCTCTTGGATGCGACAACCATCTATGGCACACAACTCCTTTGGCCGATCACGGACTATCCGTTCGGAATTGGCTCAATGTTCATCATTGATCCACTGTACACACTGCCACTTCTGTTCGTCACTTTATGGGCATTGATCCGCCCAAACTGGTCCCCTAAATTTCGCTCAACCCTGGGGGCGGCACTCATTCTGTCCACTTGTTATCTGGGCTGGTCAATGATCGCCCAAGGCTGGATGAAAGACCGAGCAGTCCAGCAATTTGCAGATCGTGGGATCCCATCTGAGGATGTGCTGATAATCCCCCTCCCCTTTACCACCTTCGCCTGGAAAGCGGTTGCTATCCAGCCAGAGACTTACGCGAACCTGTATCTACCGCTTCTTCACTCAGAAGACCCACCGGTTTTCTATTCCCACAAACGATGGCCTCAAGATCTTAGCTGCGCTGAACTGGTCACGTATCCGGCACATACTTTACTCGAAGCTTTCACAAAAGGTTTTTACAGCCTGACCCACCGCGAGGACGGCAACCTTGTTCAGGCTGATCTGAGAATGGGCCTGACCCCCAACTATGTTTTCCAATTTGCCCTGCAAAGCGAAGCCAAGAATGATGAAAAGGTTCCGTCCCTTGCTCATCGCGTAGCCTCCACCCGCTCCCAAGAAGGCGACTTCCCCTGGCTATTGGACCTGATCCGCGGCGATATTTCCACTCGTCCCGCAGAAAAAGAACAACTGCTCCCAGCACAGCAGGTTGTCCAAGCCCAGTTGCCAAGAAGCTGCTCCGGTACAGGGTGAGACTGATTAGAAGGTGATTTATTTGTCGAAAATTGCGTCCTTGCGCCCCCCAAAGTTTAGTTGGATGGTGCTCCCTGAAACCCCTATTCCGCGGCTTCAGGCAATTTGTGTGTCTGTAATGTCCTGATATAGGAGGCGCGAGCACTCGTTTTTTCTACAAGTCGAGATAAATTCGGGCAATCCGATAACAGTTTTTGCCGATCACCGGACCATTCAGTTAGCATGGTCAGATAAAAGTCGAGCGCCGAGAAACCCCGGTCAAGAAAACAAGGTTTATCCCCAATTTCTGTCTCGATGACAGCGTAAAAGGCCTCCAGATCGAGGGCTGCTTTCTGCTCAACTTGCTGGATTGCATCTGCATCTGCT contains these protein-coding regions:
- a CDS encoding metal-dependent hydrolase, whose translation is MDSVTQFVLGASIGAACLGKRHGLRKAALTGGLLGTLPDLDVFWDYGGALENFVQHRSATHSLLVQTIVTPFIAEGLWRLFKKPDGGGRLAFYWTVWLTLITHALLDATTIYGTQLLWPITDYPFGIGSMFIIDPLYTLPLLFVTLWALIRPNWSPKFRSTLGAALILSTCYLGWSMIAQGWMKDRAVQQFADRGIPSEDVLIIPLPFTTFAWKAVAIQPETYANLYLPLLHSEDPPVFYSHKRWPQDLSCAELVTYPAHTLLEAFTKGFYSLTHREDGNLVQADLRMGLTPNYVFQFALQSEAKNDEKVPSLAHRVASTRSQEGDFPWLLDLIRGDISTRPAEKEQLLPAQQVVQAQLPRSCSGTG
- a CDS encoding VPLPA-CTERM sorting domain-containing protein, which produces MFKKFGVALALILFAGLTSQVNAAVLSSFSDDFEAETKELNSNDFLNWNVSNGTVDTIGTGFYDLCDTNTCVDLDGSTRNAGDLSTKDSFAIGTYKLSFRIAGNQRGGSSDGVNVTFGDLNEDFSKNPGDAFEEIIRIVTLTTEGILTFSHAGGDNIGILLDDVEISAVPLPAALPLYAAGMALLGFMGWRKRKASA
- a CDS encoding sulfite oxidase, with product MSDDKKLDSKEILEMYEKDPVEADRVYLGRVAHKDRRGFLKGAGLATLGGLLGASIPFHRNLPSGLIPVALADNHMIAGKDGLTMLNDRPLNAETPPHLLDDAITPTARHFIRNNGIPPEDVDAASWTLTVDGLVDNPMTMTIADLKSKFEVVTMALTIECGGNGRAFFNPPAKGNQWTYGAVACSNWTGVRLKDVLEAAGVKDNVVYTAHVGADDHLSMKEGKLPISRGMPIEKAMTDNILIAFEQNGAPLHPHNGAPLRLVVPGWPGSCSQKWLTRIYLRDVVHDGPKMTGTAYRVPNRPVSPGEKVDKKDFEIIERMPVKSLITAPANGAAVSGGDVEVRGHAWSGDRNISEVHVSMDFGVTWMKAKVDAPVNSGAWQNFSLNVKLPEKGYYEIWAKAIDDAGEAQPHAINWNPKGYLNNTMHRVAVRYV
- a CDS encoding aldehyde dehydrogenase, with product MIRKLFWAGVFVVFSSAGVMADEESEYGVLVDKPGAEETYIYCTACHSEKIVAQQGLTKKAWDELLVWMVDEQEMEPIEEPDRSVIIEYLAKYYNTDRPNFPKN